In the Natronobacterium texcoconense genome, one interval contains:
- a CDS encoding PAS domain-containing sensor histidine kinase has translation MSERADPSEMTVWGDADDTEALQYYRALVNAIDDGIYRLDAEGRFVSVNDVILELTGYTRGELLDEHVSVLFGGDSATIEHEISRIRTNAADQSEVLDLTLKTAEEEQIRCDVRLNVIDAGDITQETVGIVHETGEREQTETETTEATFRRLFENVPGNYLIVQPEDYEIVAVSDAYLDATMTDRADILGKTLFEIFPNNPDDPADGVENLRESLERVAEAGETDTMPVTHYPIPDRDSGGDEFEERWWSPVNSPVFDTAGDLDYIVHSVEDVTPIVEELQTEREQELLQEPDTADSQLASDVVLRGQELLQQAKREAYKQLRESEQRFRALVTTTSDVVFSTNADWSEMHSLEGSDFLPDTVEEGPSWVDEYVPPEDQPRVRDAIDEAVRTKSSFELEHRIVRDDGTVAWIVSCATPLLDEDGEITRWLGAADDVTERVERECYLEDSKERLEAAAEAGAVGTWEWHIPDDVMVTSASFANKFGIDPDAATEGVPLEQFLSAIHDDDRERVERKIEDVIESGEEYEEEYRVWDDDGELRWVVARGHVEYDDDGNPVTFPGALTDITERKQFEQQLEKSNERLEQFAYAASHDLQEPLRMITSYLQLIERRYADELDEDGVEFIEFAVDGADRMRNMIEGLLEYSRVETRGDPFESVDLDAVLADVCADFQVAVEESDAEITAEALPRVEGDPGQLRQVFQNLLSNAIEYSGDDPPQVDISAVRNGSEVLVSVTDEGIGIDPDDRERVFEVFQSLHAQDEHSGTGIGLALCKRIVERHGGDIWVESEPGEGATFSFSLPAASGDET, from the coding sequence ATGAGTGAACGGGCCGACCCATCCGAGATGACGGTCTGGGGAGATGCGGACGACACCGAGGCCCTGCAGTACTACCGTGCTCTCGTCAATGCGATCGACGACGGGATCTATCGACTCGATGCCGAAGGTCGGTTCGTCTCGGTCAACGACGTCATCCTCGAGCTAACCGGGTACACGCGCGGTGAATTGCTCGATGAACACGTGTCCGTGCTCTTCGGCGGCGACAGTGCGACGATCGAACACGAGATCAGTCGGATCCGAACGAACGCCGCCGACCAGAGCGAGGTACTCGATCTCACCCTGAAGACCGCCGAGGAGGAACAGATTCGCTGTGACGTACGGCTGAACGTGATCGATGCGGGCGATATCACACAGGAAACAGTCGGAATCGTCCACGAAACTGGCGAGCGCGAGCAGACGGAAACAGAAACTACCGAAGCGACCTTTCGTCGACTCTTCGAAAACGTCCCCGGAAACTATCTCATCGTACAGCCCGAAGACTACGAAATCGTGGCTGTGAGCGATGCATATCTGGACGCGACGATGACCGATCGGGCGGACATTCTGGGGAAGACGCTGTTCGAAATCTTTCCGAACAATCCCGACGATCCAGCAGACGGCGTCGAGAATCTGCGCGAGTCGCTCGAGCGGGTGGCGGAGGCCGGGGAGACAGATACCATGCCGGTGACGCACTATCCGATCCCCGACCGCGACTCCGGTGGCGACGAGTTCGAGGAGCGGTGGTGGAGTCCGGTCAATTCACCGGTGTTTGACACGGCTGGCGACCTCGACTACATCGTTCACAGCGTCGAGGACGTGACCCCGATCGTCGAAGAACTCCAGACAGAGCGTGAACAGGAGTTACTGCAGGAGCCTGATACGGCGGATTCACAGCTCGCATCGGACGTCGTGTTACGTGGACAGGAGTTGCTCCAGCAGGCAAAGCGAGAAGCGTACAAACAGCTGCGCGAGAGCGAGCAACGGTTTCGCGCGTTGGTCACCACCACGTCGGATGTAGTGTTCAGTACGAACGCGGACTGGAGCGAGATGCACAGTTTGGAGGGGTCGGATTTCCTCCCCGACACCGTCGAGGAAGGGCCGTCGTGGGTCGACGAATACGTTCCGCCCGAAGACCAGCCACGGGTTCGGGACGCCATCGACGAAGCCGTTCGCACGAAAAGCAGCTTCGAACTGGAACACCGGATCGTTCGTGACGACGGCACGGTCGCCTGGATCGTCTCGTGTGCGACACCGCTTCTGGACGAGGACGGCGAAATCACTCGATGGCTGGGAGCGGCCGACGACGTAACCGAACGGGTCGAACGCGAGTGCTATCTCGAGGATTCAAAAGAACGACTGGAGGCGGCGGCTGAAGCCGGTGCGGTCGGAACCTGGGAATGGCATATTCCCGACGACGTGATGGTCACGAGCGCGTCGTTCGCCAATAAGTTCGGGATCGATCCGGACGCGGCCACCGAGGGCGTCCCCCTCGAGCAGTTTCTCTCGGCGATCCACGACGACGATCGAGAGCGGGTCGAACGAAAGATCGAGGACGTCATCGAATCGGGAGAGGAGTACGAAGAGGAATACCGCGTCTGGGACGACGACGGCGAACTCCGCTGGGTCGTCGCGCGTGGTCACGTCGAGTACGACGACGACGGGAATCCGGTGACGTTTCCCGGTGCCCTGACCGATATCACCGAGCGCAAGCAGTTCGAGCAGCAACTCGAAAAATCCAACGAGCGCCTCGAACAGTTCGCCTACGCTGCCTCGCACGACCTACAGGAACCCTTGCGGATGATCACGAGCTATCTCCAGTTGATCGAGCGCCGTTACGCGGACGAACTCGACGAGGACGGGGTGGAGTTCATCGAATTCGCCGTCGACGGCGCAGACCGGATGCGCAACATGATCGAGGGATTGCTCGAGTATTCACGGGTCGAAACGCGTGGCGATCCGTTCGAGTCGGTCGACCTGGACGCCGTTCTCGCGGACGTCTGCGCTGATTTCCAGGTGGCAGTCGAGGAGAGTGATGCCGAGATCACGGCCGAGGCGCTGCCTCGAGTCGAGGGGGACCCAGGACAGTTACGCCAGGTGTTCCAGAACTTGCTTTCCAATGCGATCGAGTACAGTGGTGACGATCCGCCACAGGTGGATATCTCGGCCGTGCGGAACGGTTCGGAGGTACTCGTCTCGGTCACCGACGAGGGGATCGGCATCGACCCGGACGACAGAGAGCGTGTCTTCGAGGTGTTCCAGAGCCTGCACGCACAGGACGAGCACTCTGGAACGGGAATCGGGCTCGCGCTCTGTAAGCGCATTGTCGAACGCCACGGTGGTGACATCTGGGTCGAGTCCGAACCGGGCGAGGGCGCGACGTTTTCGTTTTCGCTCCCTGCTGCAAGCGGTGACGAGACCTGA
- a CDS encoding Gfo/Idh/MocA family oxidoreductase gives MYQVGIVGCGVIGSRLAEAFDEHGRTEIRAVCDRVAEKAASMAETYDCESVTAVEGLVDIDAVDIVYVGVPPKHHAAVVRAALEADKHVICEKPIAENAVVGDELTALARESDRTTAINFPFRYTQGFVEMRERIAAGEIGTPKRVALRFRFPQWPREWQDVDWLAGREQGGPLREVGSHFVFGTQELFGDLTDVTADVRYTAPEKYEESIVGTFIAGGDESEAGRVDDESVHGTIDLLCNCAGSEENSITVEGTDGSLSLQAWRRLVANPGEADERVITEEAGETTLALIDEFVTDLEGGDGDLVSFAEATRVQRVIDEVLGLGDD, from the coding sequence ATGTATCAGGTCGGAATCGTCGGCTGTGGCGTCATCGGGTCGCGGCTCGCGGAGGCGTTCGACGAGCACGGACGGACCGAAATCCGGGCAGTCTGTGATCGCGTCGCCGAAAAAGCGGCGTCGATGGCGGAGACGTACGACTGTGAATCGGTCACCGCGGTCGAGGGCCTCGTCGATATCGACGCGGTCGATATCGTCTACGTCGGCGTGCCGCCGAAGCACCACGCGGCCGTCGTTCGCGCTGCACTCGAGGCGGACAAACACGTCATCTGTGAGAAACCGATCGCGGAGAACGCGGTGGTCGGGGACGAGCTAACCGCCCTCGCACGCGAGAGCGACCGAACGACCGCGATCAACTTCCCGTTTCGCTACACGCAGGGGTTCGTCGAGATGCGCGAGCGGATCGCAGCCGGTGAGATCGGCACGCCGAAACGCGTCGCGCTCCGCTTTCGCTTCCCGCAGTGGCCCCGCGAGTGGCAGGACGTCGACTGGCTCGCCGGCCGCGAACAGGGTGGCCCGCTCCGGGAGGTCGGGAGCCACTTCGTGTTCGGAACCCAGGAACTGTTCGGCGACCTCACTGACGTCACTGCGGACGTCCGGTACACGGCCCCGGAGAAGTACGAGGAGTCCATCGTCGGCACGTTCATCGCGGGTGGCGACGAGAGCGAGGCGGGCCGAGTGGACGACGAGAGCGTCCACGGAACGATCGACCTCCTCTGTAACTGTGCCGGTAGCGAGGAAAACAGCATCACTGTCGAGGGGACCGACGGTTCGCTGTCGCTACAGGCGTGGCGTCGACTCGTTGCGAACCCCGGCGAGGCGGACGAGCGCGTGATTACCGAGGAGGCGGGCGAGACGACGCTTGCGCTGATCGACGAGTTCGTAACCGATCTCGAGGGCGGCGACGGCGACCTCGTCTCCTTCGCGGAAGCGACGCGCGTCCAGCGGGTCATCGACGAGGTGCTCGGCCTCGGGGACGACTGA
- a CDS encoding tRNA-dihydrouridine synthase, whose amino-acid sequence MFRPPLALASLSGEADAEWARQGADYAGAAFLGGIALDDDSREAARKLVERDRTEFLPDDPLAFIDRQLAALEDAPIQPAFNVRSATREPVAEAARICRDRDASLEINAHCRQEELCAVGCGETLLKDTERLAGYVETAADTGATVGVKVRAEVPGVDLPSLAGRLEDAGASFVHVDAMDTESVIEGVAEASDLFVIANNGVRDDETVREYVEYGADAVSVGRPSDNPVVLERVLEAVERRLVTGTP is encoded by the coding sequence ATGTTCCGACCACCGCTTGCCCTCGCGAGTCTCAGCGGCGAAGCCGACGCGGAGTGGGCACGCCAGGGTGCCGACTACGCCGGCGCAGCCTTTCTCGGCGGGATCGCACTCGACGACGACTCGAGGGAAGCAGCCCGAAAACTGGTCGAACGCGACCGAACCGAGTTCCTCCCGGACGATCCGCTGGCGTTTATCGACCGGCAACTCGCCGCGCTCGAGGACGCCCCCATTCAGCCGGCGTTCAACGTCCGCAGCGCGACTCGAGAACCGGTGGCCGAGGCCGCTCGCATCTGTCGGGATCGGGACGCCTCCCTCGAGATCAACGCCCACTGCCGACAGGAGGAACTGTGTGCAGTCGGCTGCGGGGAGACGCTGCTAAAAGACACAGAGCGGCTCGCCGGATACGTCGAGACGGCCGCCGACACCGGCGCGACCGTCGGCGTGAAAGTCCGTGCGGAGGTTCCGGGCGTCGATCTACCGTCGCTCGCCGGACGGCTCGAGGACGCGGGCGCATCTTTCGTCCACGTCGACGCGATGGACACCGAGTCGGTGATCGAAGGCGTCGCCGAGGCCTCGGACCTGTTCGTGATCGCCAACAACGGCGTCCGGGACGACGAAACCGTCCGCGAGTACGTCGAGTACGGAGCCGACGCGGTCAGCGTCGGCCGACCGAGCGATAATCCGGTCGTGCTCGAGCGAGTGCTCGAGGCCGTCGAGCGGCGACTCGTGACGGGAACGCCGTAA
- the cofD gene encoding 2-phospho-L-lactate transferase produces MVTFLSGGTGTPKLLDGAGAVFSPEETTIVANTGDDVEIGGLFVSPDVDTLLFQGGGLLDRETWWGIEDDTHRTNTALMDLAEAADLPEGPQYLPDEKQTEGRRIANWRRFSGVAEFMTIGDQDRAVHITRTSLLDQGYTLSEATQRLADSFDLDVELLPMSDDPVASLIHTTEGTMHFQEYWVGHRAEPDVETVEFRGSSTAEPAPGVLEALSDTVVIGPSNPVTSIGPMLALPGVADALAQTTVVVVSPFLGDDAFSGPAGELMEAVDAEPSTEGLATAYPFADAYVIDSDDDAEFDRPTIATDIRIDGPEDAKRVVRAIDEAITIVE; encoded by the coding sequence ATGGTTACTTTCCTCTCCGGGGGCACCGGAACGCCGAAGCTTCTCGACGGTGCCGGGGCAGTGTTCTCGCCGGAGGAGACCACGATCGTCGCCAACACGGGCGACGACGTCGAGATCGGCGGTCTCTTCGTCTCGCCGGACGTCGACACGCTTCTCTTTCAGGGCGGTGGCCTGCTCGACCGGGAGACGTGGTGGGGGATCGAGGACGATACACACCGGACGAACACGGCCCTGATGGATCTGGCCGAGGCTGCGGATCTGCCCGAAGGACCACAGTATCTCCCCGACGAGAAACAGACCGAGGGGCGACGGATCGCGAACTGGCGGCGCTTCTCCGGCGTCGCCGAGTTCATGACGATCGGCGACCAGGACCGGGCCGTCCACATCACGCGGACGAGCCTCCTCGACCAGGGATACACGCTGAGCGAGGCGACGCAGCGACTCGCCGACTCCTTCGACCTCGACGTCGAGTTGCTTCCGATGAGCGACGATCCCGTCGCGAGTCTCATCCACACCACCGAGGGAACGATGCACTTCCAGGAGTACTGGGTCGGCCACCGGGCCGAACCCGACGTCGAGACCGTCGAGTTCCGTGGCTCCTCGACGGCCGAACCCGCGCCGGGCGTCCTCGAGGCGCTGTCCGACACCGTCGTCATCGGTCCCTCGAACCCCGTCACCAGCATCGGGCCGATGCTCGCCCTGCCGGGTGTGGCGGACGCGCTCGCCCAGACGACCGTCGTCGTCGTCTCGCCGTTTCTCGGAGACGACGCGTTCTCCGGTCCCGCGGGCGAACTGATGGAAGCCGTCGACGCCGAACCGAGCACGGAAGGGCTGGCGACTGCCTATCCCTTCGCCGACGCCTACGTGATCGACAGCGACGACGACGCGGAGTTCGACCGGCCGACCATCGCGACCGACATTCGAATCGACGGTCCCGAGGACGCGAAACGCGTCGTTCGAGCCATCGACGAGGCCATCACCATCGTCGAGTGA
- a CDS encoding aldo/keto reductase yields MTDTHLPQPGFGTSGHEGETCTKSVIEALEMGYRHVDTAQMYDNEREVGRALEQADVDRDDVFLATKVHPSNLAYDDVLETTEESLERLGVDAVDLLYVHWPIDAYDAEETLPAFDEVRDRGLTRNVAVSNFTVDLLEEAVDILESPIAVHQIELHPRLQQDELVSVGLEHDIETVAYCPIAQGDVLEMGTLQEIADDHDATPVQIALAWHYEREGVVPIPKATGDHIGENYDALEIDLSEDERERIDDLDRGERLIDPDDAAWNR; encoded by the coding sequence ATGACGGACACACACCTCCCACAGCCCGGCTTCGGCACGTCGGGTCACGAGGGCGAGACCTGCACCAAGTCGGTAATCGAGGCGCTCGAGATGGGCTATCGCCACGTCGACACCGCCCAGATGTACGACAACGAACGCGAGGTCGGCCGTGCGCTCGAGCAAGCCGACGTCGACCGCGATGACGTCTTCCTCGCGACGAAGGTCCACCCGTCGAACCTCGCGTACGACGACGTGCTCGAGACGACCGAGGAGAGCCTCGAGCGACTCGGCGTCGACGCCGTCGACCTGCTGTACGTCCACTGGCCGATCGATGCCTACGACGCCGAGGAGACGCTGCCCGCGTTCGACGAGGTTCGCGACCGCGGCCTGACCCGCAACGTCGCCGTCAGCAACTTCACCGTCGACCTGCTCGAGGAGGCCGTCGATATTCTCGAGTCGCCGATCGCCGTCCATCAGATCGAGCTCCACCCGCGGCTCCAGCAGGACGAACTCGTCTCCGTCGGACTGGAACACGACATCGAGACGGTCGCGTACTGTCCGATCGCACAGGGTGACGTTCTCGAGATGGGGACGCTCCAGGAGATCGCAGACGACCACGACGCCACGCCGGTCCAGATCGCACTCGCGTGGCACTACGAGCGGGAGGGCGTCGTTCCGATCCCGAAAGCGACCGGCGACCACATCGGGGAGAACTACGACGCACTCGAGATCGATCTCTCCGAGGACGAACGCGAGCGGATCGACGACCTCGATCGCGGCGAGCGGTTGATCGATCCGGACGATGCGGCCTGGAACCGGTAA
- the ligA gene encoding ATP-dependent DNA ligase LigA, translated as MEFATFADRAAAIEAEPADLEIIEHVRDLLEDAGGSEESSEPRTIEIVARFVQGRVFPAWDSTTLDIGPSACYAAIARAAGQNVDSDDVEDRLADVGEIGEVAASYEFGGQQGLDAFGAGNGSDDLTVREVYDDLVDLAATEGEGSEDRKIDILFGLFNQCSSDEARYLARLVLSEMRIGVGEGTVRDAIAAAFDVPEERVERALQVSNDYGEVAQVAREKGLEGLDAMDLEVGRPVQAMLAQAGTVTDALEEWEEVAVEWKYDGARIQLHHDPADNSSGGEIRVFSRNMEDVTDALPEVVEYAEETLEGPAILDGEVVAVDDAGEPLPFQEVLKRFRRKHDVEKAREDVAVRPVFFDCLHADGEDLLEEPLTTRHERLEGVLTDGEDRPEDVDGLSLLWLTDDPDEIESIDAEALESGHEGIMLKNPESTYSPGRRGKNWRKRKPDVETLDCVVTGAEWGEGRRATFLGTFELSVRNESTGELETVGKVATGITDEKLAELTELLEPHIAAEEGQEVEIEPAVVFEVGYEEIQSSPTYSSGYALRFPRFVAVRDDKETVDADTLERVERLQS; from the coding sequence ATGGAGTTCGCCACGTTCGCCGACCGAGCCGCCGCGATCGAAGCCGAGCCTGCCGATCTGGAGATCATCGAACACGTGCGGGACCTCCTCGAGGACGCCGGAGGCAGCGAGGAGTCCAGTGAGCCCCGGACCATCGAAATCGTCGCCCGATTCGTCCAGGGACGTGTCTTTCCTGCCTGGGACTCGACGACGCTCGATATCGGTCCGAGCGCCTGCTACGCGGCGATCGCACGCGCGGCCGGGCAGAACGTCGACTCCGACGACGTCGAGGACCGGCTCGCCGATGTGGGTGAGATCGGCGAGGTCGCCGCGAGCTACGAGTTCGGAGGACAGCAAGGGCTGGACGCGTTCGGCGCCGGCAACGGGAGCGACGACCTCACAGTCCGCGAGGTATACGACGACCTCGTCGACCTCGCGGCCACCGAAGGAGAGGGGAGCGAGGACCGGAAGATCGACATTCTGTTCGGCCTCTTCAATCAGTGCTCGAGCGACGAGGCACGGTACCTCGCCCGCCTCGTCCTCTCGGAGATGCGTATCGGCGTCGGCGAAGGCACGGTTCGAGACGCCATCGCTGCGGCCTTCGACGTCCCCGAGGAACGCGTCGAACGGGCGCTACAGGTCTCGAACGACTACGGCGAGGTCGCACAGGTCGCCCGCGAGAAGGGACTCGAGGGGCTGGACGCGATGGACCTCGAGGTCGGCCGTCCCGTTCAGGCGATGTTAGCCCAGGCCGGCACCGTGACCGACGCACTCGAGGAGTGGGAAGAGGTCGCCGTCGAGTGGAAGTACGACGGGGCCAGAATACAACTGCACCACGATCCCGCGGATAACAGCTCCGGCGGTGAAATCCGCGTCTTCTCGAGAAACATGGAGGACGTCACCGACGCGCTCCCGGAGGTCGTCGAGTACGCCGAGGAGACGCTCGAGGGGCCCGCCATCCTGGACGGGGAGGTCGTCGCGGTCGACGACGCCGGCGAGCCGCTGCCGTTCCAGGAGGTGCTCAAGCGATTCCGCCGGAAACACGACGTCGAGAAGGCTCGCGAGGACGTCGCCGTTCGCCCGGTCTTCTTCGACTGTCTGCACGCCGACGGTGAGGACCTGCTCGAGGAGCCACTGACGACCAGACACGAGCGTCTCGAGGGCGTCCTCACGGACGGCGAGGATCGGCCGGAAGACGTCGACGGTCTCTCCCTGCTGTGGCTGACCGACGACCCCGACGAGATCGAGTCGATCGACGCCGAGGCGCTCGAGTCGGGCCACGAGGGGATCATGCTCAAGAACCCCGAGTCGACGTACTCGCCGGGGCGACGCGGGAAGAACTGGCGCAAGCGCAAGCCCGACGTCGAGACGTTAGACTGCGTGGTAACGGGTGCGGAGTGGGGTGAGGGTCGGCGGGCGACCTTCCTCGGCACTTTCGAACTCTCGGTCCGGAACGAGTCGACGGGTGAGCTAGAGACTGTCGGCAAGGTCGCGACCGGGATCACCGACGAGAAACTGGCCGAACTGACGGAGCTACTCGAGCCCCATATCGCCGCGGAAGAAGGACAGGAAGTCGAGATAGAGCCCGCGGTCGTCTTCGAGGTCGGCTACGAGGAGATTCAGTCCTCACCGACGTACTCGTCGGGCTACGCGTTGCGGTTCCCGCGGTTCGTCGCCGTTCGGGACGACAAAGAGACGGTGGACGCGGACACACTCGAGCGGGTCGAACGGTTGCAGTCGTAG
- a CDS encoding sensor histidine kinase: MSQEADYGPRAESVTADTIDFDSLTVESGLEALRSSPEFHGTVEPLDGLEDLETCEHIALFYRNREERFGTVTPFVRQGIEKGDRIMYVIDEFSESEILDEIRGGTADVDAALESGQLTFHSLEETYLRSGRFDADDMLEVYGDAIEEAKTAYPGLRVTASTNFILDEHVTIEEFMAYESRVNDLFEGEDCIALCHYDCEQIPAETLVDVVRTHPHLVYENTVCHNFYYTPPEKFLEPGEPTRDVEQMLNTLADRSQARAELSETVEELEESNERLRRFAYVASHDLQEPLRMISSYLQLLESRYGDDLDEEAQEFIDFAVDGSDRMREMVQGLLEYSRIDMADSTLESVSSERVLEDVLTDLQVRIEETDATVAVSDLPAVRGDESHLQQLFSNLVANAIKYSGDGPPRIEVTAEKQGSRCVFAVADDGIGIESDYTDQIFEVFNRLHSTDDYEGTGIGLALCRKIVDHHDGDIWVDSEPGEGTTFYFTLPTAA; the protein is encoded by the coding sequence ATGAGTCAGGAGGCAGATTACGGTCCTCGGGCGGAGTCGGTGACGGCGGACACGATCGATTTCGACTCGCTGACCGTCGAGAGCGGACTCGAGGCGCTTCGATCGAGTCCGGAGTTTCACGGCACGGTCGAACCGCTCGACGGCCTCGAGGATCTCGAGACCTGCGAGCACATCGCCCTGTTCTACAGGAATCGCGAGGAACGGTTCGGGACGGTTACGCCCTTCGTTCGACAGGGCATCGAGAAAGGAGACCGAATCATGTACGTCATCGACGAGTTCTCCGAATCGGAGATCCTCGACGAGATCCGTGGCGGAACCGCCGACGTCGACGCGGCACTCGAGTCGGGCCAGCTAACCTTTCACTCGCTCGAGGAGACCTACCTCCGGTCGGGTCGGTTCGATGCCGACGACATGCTCGAGGTGTACGGCGACGCGATCGAGGAGGCGAAAACGGCGTATCCGGGGCTTCGAGTCACTGCGAGTACGAACTTCATTCTCGACGAGCACGTGACGATCGAGGAGTTCATGGCCTACGAGAGCCGGGTGAACGACCTTTTCGAAGGCGAAGACTGCATCGCCCTCTGTCACTACGACTGCGAGCAGATTCCGGCGGAGACACTCGTCGACGTCGTCCGGACCCACCCACATCTGGTCTACGAGAACACGGTCTGTCACAACTTCTACTACACCCCGCCGGAGAAATTCCTCGAACCCGGTGAACCCACCAGGGACGTCGAGCAGATGCTGAACACGCTGGCGGATCGTTCCCAGGCACGGGCCGAACTCAGCGAGACGGTCGAGGAACTCGAGGAATCGAACGAGCGACTCAGACGCTTCGCGTACGTCGCCTCCCACGACCTCCAGGAGCCGTTGCGAATGATCTCGAGCTATCTCCAGTTGCTCGAGTCCCGCTACGGCGACGACCTAGACGAAGAAGCCCAGGAGTTCATCGACTTCGCCGTCGACGGCTCCGACCGGATGCGCGAGATGGTCCAAGGATTGCTCGAGTACTCGCGGATCGACATGGCCGACTCGACGCTCGAGTCCGTCTCGTCCGAGCGCGTACTCGAAGACGTCCTGACCGATCTCCAGGTTCGAATCGAGGAAACCGACGCCACGGTAGCCGTCAGTGATCTACCGGCTGTCCGTGGCGACGAATCTCACCTTCAGCAACTGTTCTCCAATCTGGTCGCGAACGCGATCAAGTACAGCGGCGACGGGCCGCCCCGTATCGAGGTAACTGCCGAGAAACAGGGGAGTCGCTGCGTGTTCGCGGTAGCCGACGACGGGATCGGGATCGAATCGGACTACACCGACCAGATCTTCGAGGTGTTCAACCGCCTCCACTCGACCGACGACTACGAGGGAACCGGCATCGGTCTTGCACTGTGTCGAAAGATCGTCGACCACCACGACGGGGACATCTGGGTCGACTCCGAACCGGGCGAGGGGACGACGTTCTACTTCACGCTCCCGACAGCCGCGTAG
- the hisC gene encoding histidinol-phosphate transaminase, with product MQPRDLSDHVAYEAGRGIEEVARELGREPSEFVKLASNENPHGPSPAAAVAIRETASSASSYPKAAHADLTAAIAERWDVTDEQVWLANGGDGAIDYLSRAVLEPGDSTLVPSPGFAYYGMSARFHHGEVREYALEKDDDFEQSAETVLEGYDGDRVVYLTSPHNPSGSTIPLEEIAEIAERTDEETLVVVDEAYGEFADRESAVALIEGRDGFDARDDVAVLRTFSKAYGLAGVRLGYAVVPDEWADAYARVNTPFAASELACRAGLAAIDDDEHVQRTVETARESREYMRDNLETHVWESEGNFVLVDVGDAERVAEEAQERGVIVRDCTSFGLPGCIRITCGTEDETERAVETVNEVLADLDVDPDRNDTEVPDA from the coding sequence ATGCAACCGAGAGACCTCTCCGATCACGTCGCGTACGAGGCGGGTCGGGGGATCGAGGAGGTGGCCCGGGAACTCGGCCGGGAGCCGTCCGAGTTCGTCAAACTCGCCTCGAACGAGAACCCCCACGGCCCCTCGCCCGCGGCCGCCGTCGCAATTCGCGAAACAGCCTCGAGCGCCAGTTCCTACCCGAAAGCCGCCCACGCAGACCTCACTGCCGCCATCGCCGAGCGGTGGGACGTCACCGACGAGCAGGTGTGGCTGGCAAACGGCGGCGACGGCGCGATCGACTACCTCTCGCGGGCCGTCCTAGAGCCTGGCGACAGCACGCTCGTTCCCTCACCCGGCTTCGCCTACTACGGGATGAGCGCGCGCTTCCACCACGGCGAGGTCCGCGAGTACGCCCTCGAGAAGGACGACGACTTCGAGCAGTCCGCCGAGACGGTACTCGAGGGCTACGACGGCGACCGCGTCGTCTACCTCACCAGCCCGCACAACCCCTCGGGGTCGACGATCCCGCTCGAGGAGATCGCCGAGATCGCCGAACGGACGGACGAGGAGACGCTCGTCGTCGTCGACGAGGCCTACGGCGAGTTCGCCGACCGCGAGAGTGCGGTCGCACTGATCGAGGGCCGGGACGGGTTCGACGCTCGCGACGACGTCGCCGTCCTCCGAACCTTCTCGAAGGCGTACGGACTGGCCGGTGTCCGACTCGGCTACGCCGTCGTTCCCGACGAGTGGGCCGATGCCTACGCCCGCGTGAACACGCCGTTCGCCGCGAGCGAACTGGCCTGCCGTGCTGGACTGGCCGCGATCGACGACGACGAACACGTCCAGCGGACGGTCGAGACCGCCCGCGAGTCACGCGAGTACATGCGCGACAACCTCGAGACCCACGTCTGGGAGAGCGAGGGTAACTTCGTCCTCGTCGACGTCGGCGACGCCGAACGCGTCGCCGAGGAAGCGCAGGAACGGGGCGTCATCGTCCGCGACTGTACGAGTTTCGGGCTGCCGGGCTGTATCCGCATCACCTGCGGCACGGAAGACGAGACCGAGCGGGCGGTCGAGACGGTAAACGAGGTGCTCGCGGACCTCGACGTCGATCCCGACCGCAACGACACGGAGGTGCCCGACGCGTGA
- a CDS encoding adenylate kinase family protein, whose translation MRVAVTGTPGTGKTTATGLLEDRLAEDDSLPDLEVIHLNRVLEDEELYTEVDADRESKVADLDALSAWLAGRDDVVVESHLAHHFDADRVAVLRCAPEQLEQRLLERGETEAKARENAESEALDVVLSEAVEEHGLESVYEIDTTDREPEGVADALEAVVTGDREPSAGEVDFMGYLA comes from the coding sequence GTGAGGGTCGCCGTCACCGGCACGCCCGGCACCGGGAAGACCACTGCGACCGGGCTCCTCGAGGACCGACTCGCGGAAGACGACTCGCTACCCGACCTCGAAGTGATCCACCTCAATCGCGTCCTCGAGGACGAGGAACTGTACACCGAGGTCGACGCCGACCGCGAGAGCAAGGTCGCCGACCTCGATGCGCTGTCGGCGTGGCTCGCTGGCCGCGACGACGTCGTCGTCGAGTCTCACCTCGCACACCACTTCGACGCCGACCGCGTGGCCGTCCTGCGCTGTGCACCCGAGCAACTCGAGCAGCGGCTACTCGAGCGCGGCGAGACCGAGGCGAAGGCCCGCGAGAACGCCGAGAGCGAGGCACTCGACGTCGTCCTCTCGGAGGCCGTCGAGGAACACGGCCTCGAGTCGGTCTACGAGATCGATACGACCGACCGTGAACCCGAGGGCGTCGCGGACGCACTCGAGGCCGTCGTCACCGGGGATCGTGAGCCGAGTGCCGGCGAGGTCGACTTTATGGGGTATCTCGCATGA